In Flavobacterium gelatinilyticum, a genomic segment contains:
- a CDS encoding T9SS sorting signal type C domain-containing protein — MIKKLLLTSVFLFLFSTFSFAQTLLTDNTAGNNKTWTVPAGVTAVTVEIWGAGGAGGGSQTDTRGGGGGGGGGYSYTTFSVLPGQNITYSVGRGGTGSTGDGGDGTASALRHTQSGINITANGGSGGNMRRGNGNGNNAALGGAGGTASNGSPNITGDSGVNGGTRGGNGGNAGNTLNTGGAGQLSDDGNPGNSPGGGGGGGEYGYVWWWGGYATSGGNGANGRVVISGCVRSSVTSVTGSSPICIGNTTTYSANGVVLGNGTGAWSSSNTNIATVNASGVVTAVSAGTANIIYTISGGCGGTASAQQAITVNPSHTITAASNQNACQNTAMTNITMTLGGGATGANVTGLPDGVTSSVTGNTLRISGTPIVTGQFNYTVTTTGNTCTAATTSGIIYVGIGNNVITYTNGTSGTICMNPEEYTTGSLTAPAGTYFNNVSFASYGTPTGNCGTFAINPSCHSSTSQSAVENALLGNSNTITIDASNAIFGDPCSTIQKRLYVTASYSQAICEGTIPGTITGSPPSGNGNYTYLWQMSSTSSTAGFTNAPGTNNMINYIPTTELTRNTWFRRIVTSGPGTCSNTSAVVLIKVNPKPTSVISGTTSICAGNGTTISIALTGTSPWNLTYTDGTTSTISTNITSSPYTFTVSPASTRTYTITALSDANCTAQAVNMTGNAAITVSTSPTITTQPQPVSICEGLNASFTVATSAASPSYQWEYSTNPAGPWIVTNGTTGVSGDNTSRLDITNVPAGYSGYYVHCVVTSNTCSTASDAVQLTVTPAPAAPIASVTTPATCAVNTGTITVSNPAPASGYNYSINGSAYTNTSGVFSGLAPASYTITVRNNSTGCISPAATIVINPAVSVVWNGSVNTNWNTAANWSSNLVPTAADCVEIPNTTNKPVISGTNNSFNAYTLSVGDRGELTVNGTNTLNVTNEVSVHTDGQLTFENNSSLYQSNPLATNTGNITYKRNTTPVNRYDFTFWSSPVTLASNFTLHDLSPDTLADKYFIYNPSSGWVIDYGGTSTKMVPGEGYNVRAPQTFDINSTAIYQASFVGVPTNGNVTVNPVGGKWNIVGNPYPSAIDGVKFIQNTDVGAVYFWTHANKPVYNPDSNTYKYATTDYTTFNLTGTAGPDFPGSVTPTGNIGAGQGFFVKSPSGNPIVFTNDMRVAGSNSNFYKTAQTAELERNRLWLNFTNTEGAFKQALVGYIEGASDSWDVNYDAVTLNGNNFIDFYSINEAKKLTIQGRALPFEESDIVPLGYRTTITGEFTIAIDHVDGIFNDQNVYLEDKLTGKIQDLKAGNYTFSTVIGTFSDRFTIRYTNKTLGNDDFETIEGGLLVSVKNKVIGVTSAKENIKEVNIYDISGRLLYSKNKVDSAELSISNLQSSNQVLLVKVTLENDAQVTRKIIFN; from the coding sequence ATGATTAAAAAACTACTCTTAACATCTGTCTTCTTATTTCTATTCTCTACATTTTCTTTTGCACAGACATTATTAACAGATAATACTGCTGGAAATAACAAAACCTGGACAGTTCCTGCTGGTGTAACTGCTGTTACTGTCGAGATATGGGGAGCGGGTGGTGCAGGAGGCGGTTCACAAACAGATACCCGAGGCGGCGGCGGTGGCGGCGGCGGCGGATATTCATACACTACATTTTCTGTTTTACCTGGTCAAAATATCACTTATTCAGTTGGAAGAGGCGGTACCGGAAGTACTGGTGACGGCGGAGACGGAACAGCATCTGCTTTGAGACACACACAATCAGGAATAAATATAACAGCCAATGGCGGTTCTGGCGGTAATATGAGGAGAGGAAATGGAAACGGAAACAATGCTGCGCTAGGAGGTGCTGGAGGCACAGCTTCTAATGGCTCACCAAATATAACGGGAGACTCAGGGGTTAACGGAGGAACAAGAGGAGGTAATGGAGGTAATGCAGGTAATACTCTAAACACTGGAGGAGCAGGACAGCTAAGCGATGATGGCAATCCAGGAAATAGTCCTGGCGGAGGCGGAGGAGGAGGCGAATACGGATATGTTTGGTGGTGGGGAGGATATGCTACATCTGGAGGAAACGGAGCTAATGGGCGCGTTGTTATTAGTGGCTGCGTTCGCTCATCTGTTACTTCTGTTACAGGATCTTCTCCGATATGCATTGGAAACACAACAACATATTCTGCTAATGGAGTTGTTTTAGGCAATGGCACAGGAGCATGGAGCAGCAGTAATACAAATATTGCAACCGTAAATGCATCTGGTGTAGTAACAGCTGTTTCAGCCGGTACTGCTAATATTATTTATACCATCAGCGGAGGTTGCGGAGGAACTGCTTCTGCACAACAAGCAATAACAGTTAATCCGTCACATACTATTACTGCCGCAAGCAATCAAAACGCCTGTCAAAATACTGCAATGACCAATATTACAATGACTTTAGGCGGCGGCGCAACAGGAGCAAATGTTACCGGTTTACCGGATGGCGTTACCAGTTCAGTTACCGGAAATACTCTAAGAATTAGCGGTACACCAATTGTTACCGGACAATTCAATTACACGGTTACCACAACAGGAAATACTTGCACTGCTGCAACTACAAGCGGCATCATTTATGTCGGAATTGGAAACAATGTTATAACCTACACTAACGGAACATCAGGAACAATCTGTATGAATCCGGAAGAATATACAACAGGAAGTCTTACAGCACCTGCAGGCACATACTTCAATAATGTAAGTTTTGCCAGCTACGGAACTCCTACGGGAAATTGCGGCACCTTTGCCATAAACCCTTCTTGCCATTCATCCACCAGCCAGTCAGCTGTTGAAAATGCGCTTTTAGGAAATTCAAATACAATAACAATTGATGCAAGTAATGCAATTTTCGGAGATCCATGCAGTACAATTCAAAAGCGATTATATGTAACAGCATCTTACTCTCAGGCAATTTGCGAAGGAACCATTCCCGGTACAATTACGGGATCGCCCCCTAGCGGAAATGGAAATTACACTTACTTATGGCAAATGAGCTCAACAAGCAGTACTGCTGGCTTTACAAATGCGCCTGGGACAAATAACATGATAAACTATATTCCAACAACAGAGTTAACACGAAATACATGGTTTAGAAGAATTGTTACTTCTGGTCCAGGAACGTGCTCGAATACATCTGCTGTTGTTTTAATTAAAGTGAATCCAAAACCGACTTCAGTTATTAGCGGAACAACTTCTATCTGCGCAGGAAATGGAACAACAATTTCGATTGCATTAACAGGAACAAGTCCATGGAATTTAACCTATACTGATGGAACAACAAGTACAATTAGCACTAATATTACTTCAAGTCCGTACACATTTACAGTGTCTCCGGCTTCAACAAGAACTTATACAATAACTGCCTTAAGCGATGCTAATTGTACCGCTCAGGCAGTTAACATGACCGGAAATGCAGCAATTACGGTTAGCACATCACCAACAATAACAACACAGCCGCAACCTGTATCTATCTGCGAAGGTCTGAATGCTAGCTTTACAGTTGCCACATCTGCAGCAAGTCCATCTTATCAGTGGGAGTATTCAACAAATCCTGCAGGACCATGGATTGTAACAAATGGAACAACGGGAGTAAGCGGGGATAATACATCAAGATTAGATATTACTAATGTACCAGCCGGTTATTCCGGATATTATGTTCATTGCGTTGTCACGAGCAATACTTGCAGCACTGCATCAGATGCCGTTCAATTAACAGTAACACCTGCTCCAGCTGCACCAATAGCCTCTGTAACCACACCAGCAACATGTGCAGTTAACACCGGAACCATCACGGTTTCAAATCCGGCACCGGCAAGCGGGTATAATTACAGCATCAACGGATCAGCTTATACTAATACTTCCGGAGTTTTCTCAGGACTTGCCCCTGCATCGTACACTATAACGGTTAGAAATAACAGTACCGGATGTATATCTCCGGCAGCAACAATAGTAATTAACCCTGCGGTATCAGTAGTATGGAATGGATCTGTAAACACTAACTGGAACACAGCCGCAAACTGGTCTTCTAATCTGGTACCAACAGCCGCAGATTGTGTAGAAATACCAAACACAACTAACAAACCTGTTATTTCAGGAACTAATAACAGTTTTAACGCCTATACTCTTTCAGTTGGGGATAGAGGTGAACTGACTGTAAATGGAACAAATACTTTAAATGTAACAAATGAAGTCAGTGTTCATACTGACGGCCAGCTCACTTTCGAAAACAACTCAAGCTTGTACCAATCTAACCCTCTTGCTACAAATACAGGAAATATAACTTACAAAAGAAACACCACCCCTGTAAACCGTTATGATTTTACATTCTGGTCATCGCCTGTAACTTTGGCGTCTAACTTTACACTGCATGATTTATCTCCGGATACATTAGCAGATAAATACTTTATCTACAATCCTTCTTCAGGATGGGTAATTGATTATGGCGGTACATCAACAAAAATGGTACCGGGAGAAGGTTATAATGTAAGAGCGCCTCAGACTTTTGATATCAATTCAACAGCAATTTATCAGGCATCTTTTGTGGGAGTTCCTACTAACGGAAACGTTACGGTTAATCCTGTGGGAGGCAAATGGAATATAGTTGGAAATCCTTATCCTTCGGCAATCGATGGGGTGAAGTTTATACAAAACACTGATGTCGGAGCGGTATATTTCTGGACACACGCCAATAAACCGGTTTATAATCCAGACAGTAACACTTACAAATATGCTACTACAGATTATACCACTTTTAACCTGACAGGAACTGCAGGACCGGACTTCCCGGGATCTGTTACCCCAACAGGAAACATTGGTGCCGGACAGGGATTTTTTGTAAAATCACCTTCAGGAAACCCTATCGTATTTACAAATGATATGAGAGTTGCAGGAAGCAATTCTAATTTTTACAAAACAGCACAGACAGCAGAACTTGAAAGAAACCGTTTATGGCTGAACTTTACCAACACCGAAGGGGCTTTCAAACAGGCATTAGTTGGGTATATCGAAGGAGCTTCAGACAGCTGGGACGTTAATTACGATGCAGTTACGCTAAACGGAAACAACTTTATAGATTTCTATAGTATTAACGAAGCTAAAAAACTAACCATTCAGGGACGCGCCCTTCCGTTTGAAGAAAGTGATATCGTACCTCTTGGATACAGAACCACAATTACCGGAGAATTTACCATAGCAATTGATCACGTTGACGGAATATTCAACGATCAAAATGTTTATCTGGAAGACAAACTAACGGGAAAAATTCAGGATCTGAAAGCCGGAAATTATACCTTCAGTACCGTAATCGGAACTTTCTCAGATCGTTTTACAATTCGATACACCAATAAAACATTAGGAAACGATGATTTTGAAACTATCGAAGGAGGACTTTTAGTTTCTGTGAAAAACAAAGTTATCGGCGTAACTTCTGCAAAAGAGAATATAAAAGAAGTGAACATTTATGATATTTCAGGAAGACTGCTTTACAGCAAGAACAAAGTAGATTCAGCCGAATTATCAATTTCAAACCTGCAGTCCAGCAATCAGGTGCTTCTGGTAAAAGTAACACTGGAGAATGATGCTCAGGTAACACGAAAAATCATTTTCAATTAG
- a CDS encoding regulatory protein RecX produces MSSIYTPQQALQKLEHFCAYQERCHDEVVAKLYSLKMTSDEIDSIVVQLIEGNFLNETRFACSFARGKHRIKNWGKIRITNELKLRNISSTNINLALKEISPEEYFETFENLSEKCWNNLQESNIIKKCKKFCDFMLRRGFESNLVYEKVKQLEKQ; encoded by the coding sequence ATGAGTTCAATTTACACACCACAACAAGCCTTACAGAAATTGGAGCACTTTTGTGCCTATCAAGAGCGTTGTCATGACGAAGTTGTAGCTAAACTCTACAGCTTAAAAATGACTTCTGATGAAATTGATTCAATTGTGGTTCAGTTAATTGAAGGTAATTTTTTGAACGAAACGAGATTTGCCTGCAGCTTTGCCAGGGGCAAACACCGAATCAAAAATTGGGGAAAAATAAGGATTACAAATGAGCTTAAACTCAGAAACATTTCTTCGACCAATATAAACCTGGCACTCAAAGAGATTTCACCCGAAGAATATTTTGAGACTTTTGAAAATCTTTCAGAAAAATGCTGGAATAATCTTCAAGAAAGCAATATTATCAAAAAATGTAAAAAATTTTGCGATTTTATGCTTCGAAGAGGATTTGAAAGCAATTTGGTTTATGAAAAAGTTAAACAATTAGAAAAACAATAA